ACCTGACCGACATCGTGGCGGCGCGGGCGATGGAGAAGTACAAGCTGGAGCGCGCGGGGCTCGTGTTCAACTCCTCGCACACGCACACCGGACCGGTCGTGCGGGGCAATCTTTCGGTGCTGGAGGCGCAGCAACCGCCTTACCGGGAGGCGGTGGCGGCGTACCGGCAGAAGCTGCAACAGAGCCTGCTGGACGTGATCGGAGCAGCGCTGGCGGACCTGGCGCCGGCGGAGCTGGCGTTCGGATCTGGCGAAGCGCGGTTCGGGGTGAACCGGCGGCAGTTCACACCGAAGGGGGTGATCATTGGCGTGAATCCCGATGGTCCCACGGATCCGCGCGTGCCTGTCCTGCGGGTGACGTCTCCGGCGGGGAAGGTGCGGGCGATTCTGTTCGGCTATGCGTGCCACAACACGACGCTGACGGCGGAGTTTTATCAGCTGAGCGGCGATTACGCGGGCTATGCGCAGGCGGAAGTCGAGAAGGAGTTTCCGGGAGCAGTAGCGCTGTTCGTGCAGCTCTGTGGAGGGGATCAGAACCCGAATCCGCGCAGCAAGCTGGAATATGCCGAGCAGCACGGGCGACTGCTGGCGGCGGAGGTGGCGCGGGTGGCTCGGGGGAAGATGCAGCCGGCGGGAGGGCGCGTCCGCGCGGCGTATCAACTGGCCGCTCTGCCGTTCGCGCCGCACACGCGGGAGCAGTTCGAGAAAGAACAGAAAGACGAGAACGTGTTCCGGCAGCGGCGGGCGGCGCTGATGCTGAAGCTGTATGACGAGCGGCGGGAGCCGCGGCTTCTGCGGTATCCGGTGCAGGCGGTGCGCGTGGATCCGGGGTTCACGCTGATTGCGCTGGGCGGAGAAGTGGTGGTGGACTACGCGCTGTGGGCTTACCGGACGTGGCCGCAGGAGAGGCTGATCGTGGCAGGGTACTCGAACGATGTTCCCTGCTACATTCCGAGCGCGCGGGTGCTGCGTGAAGGAGGATACGAAGCGGTGGACTCGATGATTTACTACGGGCAGCCGGGACCGTTCACCGAGGAGGTGGAGGCGCGGATCCACGATGCGGTGCGGCAGGTGATGAAGCGCGTGGGGCGGTGAGGAGCGGCATGGCTCGATACGGCGCGATCGAAGCGGGCGGGACGAAGTTCCTGGTGGCGGTGGGAGAGGATCCGCTGCGGCTGGAGCAGGTGACGCGGATCGAGACGTCGCAGGACCCTGCGGAGACGATGGCGGCGGTGATCGATTATTTCCGGCGCGCAGGTCCGCTGGAAGCGCTGGGGGTGGCGACGTTCGGACCGGTGGATTTCGCCACCGGATGCATCACGACGACGCCGAAGCTTTCCTGGCGGAATTATCCGCTGCGGGAGGTTCTCGAACGGGAGCTGGGCGTGCGGGTGGGATTCGACACGGACGTCAACGGCGCGGCGCTGGCGGAGGCGCGCTGCGGCGCGGGGCGGGGCGTGGAAGACCTGGTCTATTTCACCGTGGGGACGGGGATCGGCGGAGGAGCGATCACGGGCGGACGGCTGGTGCACGGGCTGATGCACTCCGAGATGGGGCATCTGCTGGTGCGGCGGGCGCGCGAGGAGCTGGCCGAGTTTTCGGGCGTCTGCCCGTATCATGGGGACTGCCTGGAGGGCATGGCGAGCGGACCGGCGATCGAGGCGCGCTGGGGGCACAGGGCGGAAGCGCTGGACGCGCACCATCCGGCATGGCGGCTGGAGGCGGACTATCTCGCGCAGGCGTGCATCAACGTGGCGTGCGTGCTTTCGCCGAGGGTGGTGGTGCTGGGCGGGGGCGTGATGGAGCAGGCGCACCTGCTGGAGATGATCCGGGCGCGCGCAGCCGAGTATGCCAACGGGTATTTTCCGCTGCCGCGGATCGAGCGCCCGGCGCTCGAGCACCCGGGACTGAGCGGGGCGCTGATGCTGGCGCAGGAGGCGGCGCAGTGAGAAAAAACATTTCTTCGGGAACACGTTGGGAGGCGGCGGTGGGCTATTCCCGGGCGGTGCGCGTGGGGCCGCATGTCTGGGTCGCCGGAACGACAGCCGTGGACGCAGAGGGCCGCGTGGTTGGGGAAGGCGATGCGTATGCGCAGGCGGCGTTCATCCTGCGGAAGATCGAGAATGCCTTGCGGGAGGCGGGGGCGGAGTTGCAGGACGTGGTGCGGACGAGGATGTATCTGGTGTCGCTGGAGGACGAGGAAGCGGTGGGGCGGGCGCATGCGGAAGTGTTCAGGGAGATCCGCCCGGCGGCGACAATGATTCAGATCGCCGGACTCGTGGACGCACGGCTGCGGGTGGAGATCGAGGCGGAAGCGTACATCGCAGGCTGAGATCGGCGGGGCATCGCGCGCAGCCGGGCGGTCTGGCCGCAGGGAGGCTTGAGGGAAGGCCGGCGGCGGAGAATTCGGCCTTCCCCCGCGTTTTCAGGGCTCGAAGACTTTCGAGGTGATGGCCCCCTCGGAGGCGGAGCGGACGAGCCTGATGTATTTGGCCATGACGCCGGTGGTGAACGGCGGGGGCGGCGCCTGCCAACGGGCGCGGCGCTGCTCGAGGACGGCGGGATCAACCTCGAGCGAAATTGTTTTTTGCGCGATGTCGATGGCGATCGTGTCGCCGTCCTCGACGAGGGCGATGGGGCCGCCGTCGGCGGCTTCCGGGGCCACGTGGCCGACCATGTAGCCGCGGGTGGCGCCGGAGAAGCGGCCGTCGGTGATGAGGGCCACGCTCTCGCCGAGGCCTGCGCCCACGATGGCGCTGGTAACGCCCAGCATCTCGCGCATGCCGGGGCCGCCCTTGGGGCCTTCGTAGCGGATGACGACGACGTCGCCCGACTGAATCTTTCCCTGCGTCACAGCGGCCATGGCCTCTTCTTCGCAATTGAAGACGCGCGCCGGGCCGCGATGCATGGTGCGCTCAAGGCCGGTCACCTTGATGACGCACCCGTCGGGCGCGAGCGAGCCTTTGAGAATGACAAGGCCTCCGGTTTTCTTCACGGGGTTCGACAGCGGGCGCACGACTTCCTGGCCGGGCGTTTCCCGGGCTTCCGCGGCTTCTTCTGCGAGGGTCCTGCCTGTGACCGTGACCGCGTCCCCGTGGGCGTAGCCGCCTTCCACAAGGCGTTTGGCCAGCACGCCGATGCCGCCTGCCTTGTCGACATCCGCCGCGACGTGGATACCCGCGGGCTTCAGGCTCATCAGCAGCGGCGTGCGGTCGCTGATGGTGTTGAATTCCGTGATGTCGAGCTCGACGCCGGCCTCGCGCGCCATGGCGAGCAGGTGGAGCACGGCGTTGGTGGAGCCGCCGGAAGCGGCCACGGAGGCGATGGCGTTTTCGAACGCCTTGCGGGTGCAGATCTGGCGCGGCAGACGGTTCTGTTTCACGGCGTCGAGGATCACCCTGCCGCAGTAGGCGGCGACGTCGTGCTTGC
This DNA window, taken from Bryobacteraceae bacterium, encodes the following:
- the ilvD gene encoding dihydroxy-acid dehydratase — translated: MSLRSYTITQGRDRAPARSQLKGMGFTDEDLKKPIIGIANTWIGTMPCNFLLRDLAVDVARGIREAGGTPMEFNTIAISDGITMGTQGMKTSLISREVIADSIELVTRGHMFDGLVCLVACDKTIPGAAMALLRLNIPGLVLYGGSILPGKYKGKDITIQEVFEAVGACASGKITEDDLREIEECASPGYGACGGQFTANTMATVMEMIGLSPMNTAMVPQMDPRKHDVAAYCGRVILDAVKQNRLPRQICTRKAFENAIASVAASGGSTNAVLHLLAMAREAGVELDITEFNTISDRTPLLMSLKPAGIHVAADVDKAGGIGVLAKRLVEGGYAHGDAVTVTGRTLAEEAAEARETPGQEVVRPLSNPVKKTGGLVILKGSLAPDGCVIKVTGLERTMHRGPARVFNCEEEAMAAVTQGKIQSGDVVVIRYEGPKGGPGMREMLGVTSAIVGAGLGESVALITDGRFSGATRGYMVGHVAPEAADGGPIALVEDGDTIAIDIAQKTISLEVDPAVLEQRRARWQAPPPPFTTGVMAKYIRLVRSASEGAITSKVFEP
- a CDS encoding fructokinase; protein product: MARYGAIEAGGTKFLVAVGEDPLRLEQVTRIETSQDPAETMAAVIDYFRRAGPLEALGVATFGPVDFATGCITTTPKLSWRNYPLREVLERELGVRVGFDTDVNGAALAEARCGAGRGVEDLVYFTVGTGIGGGAITGGRLVHGLMHSEMGHLLVRRAREELAEFSGVCPYHGDCLEGMASGPAIEARWGHRAEALDAHHPAWRLEADYLAQACINVACVLSPRVVVLGGGVMEQAHLLEMIRARAAEYANGYFPLPRIERPALEHPGLSGALMLAQEAAQ